The genomic window TCCAAATACCGCTCCAGCTCCCAGGCGTGCACCGCCGAACTGTACTCCCGCCACTCCGCCCGCTTCGCCGTTACGTAATGCTCCATCACGTGTTCCCCCAGCGCGGCGGCAATCACTTCGTCCTTCGCCAGCTCGTCCACCGCCTCGCGCAGGTCGCCGGGCAGCTCTTTGACGCGGTGGTGGCGCTTTTCACGCACCGTCATGCGGAAAATGTTGCGCTGAATGGCGGGCGGCGGCTCCAACTGCCGCTCAATGCCGTCGAGCCCAGCGGCGAGCATGGCGGCGAGCGCGAGGTACGGGTTGCAACTCGGGTCGGGCATCCGCAGTTCGGCGCGGGTGGACGGGCCGCGCTTGGCGGGAATGCGGACCAGCGCTGAGCGGTTGGACGTGCTCCAGGCGATGTTGACGGGGGCCTCGAAGCCCGGCACCAGCCGCTTGTAGCTGTTGACGAGCGGGTTGGTGATGGCCGTCATGCCCTCGGCGTGGTCGAGCAGCCCGGCGACGAACTGGTGCGCGGTGTCCGAGAGGCCATGTTCGCCGCCCGGGTCATCAAAGACGTTTTGCCCGTCCTTGAAGAGGCTGAGGTGACAGTGCATCCCACTGCCGCTGACCCCGGCAATCGGCTTGGGCAGAAAGCTGGCGAGCAGGCCGTGTTCGAGCGCAATTCGCTTGACCACGAACTTGAAAGTGGCGATACGGTCGGCGGTTTCGAGCGCGGGGGCGTAGCGGAAATCAATCTCGTGCTGCCCCGGCGCGACTTCGTGGTGCGAGGCTTCGATTTCAAAGCCCATTTCCACCAGGCGGCTGGCAATCTCGCGGCGAATGCGCTCGCCCCGGTCAATCGGCGCGAGGTCGAAGTATCCGGCGCGGTCATGGGTCACGGTGGTCGCCGCGCCGTTGGGGCCACGTTCAAACAGGAAAAACTCGGGTTCGGTGCCCACGTACATCTCCAGCCCGAGCGCCTGCGCCCGTTCCACCTGCGCTCGCAGCACCCGGCGGGGGTCGCCTTCAAAGGGGGTGCCGTCGGGCAGCGTCACGTCGCAGATCAGCCGGGCGACGCGGCCCCGCTCGCGGTCGTCGCGGGCAAACTGCGGGTAGACCAGAAAGGTGGACAGGTCGGGCGAGAGCAGCATGTCCGACTCCTCCACCCGCGTAAAGCCCTGCACCGCGCTGCCGTCGAAGGTCACGTCGCCGCTCAGCGCCTTGGCAAACTGCGTGCGCGGCACCTCCACGTTTTTGGTGTGCCCCAGGATGTCGGTGAATTGCAGGCGCAAAAAGCTGACCTCGGCGTCCTGCAACTGCCGCAGGATGCCGTCGGGGGTAGGCGAGACGGACGTCATGGGGAACAGGGTAGAGGGTCAGGCGCGGCGGGGGAAAGACCGATCCGACCTTGCCCCCGCCGCCCGCTTGTTCTCTTTACCAATGCCGCGTATCGCTGTCCGGCTCCTCGGCGAGCAGCCACAGCATCCGCCCCTGCTCGCCGACGTTTTGCTGGGCGTCGAGCAGCGCGCTCTCGAGTTGGGCGCTGAGTTGCCGGTTGCGGCGGCGAAACACGTCGTAGTCGCACAGCACCAGCGCGAAGCGGGGCGGGCGCTGTTCGGGGTCGGTCAGCACGTCGTAGAGCGCGTCCCAGTTGCGCCCGAACGAATGCGTGAGGCCCAGCCCCGAGAGAAAAGCCAGCATCAGCGCTTCTTTATCGCGCACGCCGGTCAGCACCACCTCGCGCACCGACACCTGATGTCCGGCGGCGAGCATGCGGATTTCGTGGGGGGCCTGCTGCAACCCGGCGGGGGGGTGGGCGAAGACGTTCATCATGGCCGGATTCTCCTGAAACTGGCGTAGTGGTCGGCGGTGTAGTAGCACTCGGCGGTGTTCGTGACCGGCTGCCCGCCGCACACGACGCGGCGCGCGCCCCGGTCGGATTCGCCGGGCGTCCGGACGGTGTACTCGCGGTAATACCCCCGCGCCTGCTGGGGCAAAATCCCCTCGCGGTTGCCGAAAGTCACGCCGTCCTTACTGTAGCGGAAGGGGCCGCCCCTGGCGATCAGCGTCAGCAGCTGCTGGCCTTCAGGCGGGAGCTGCGCGACGTTGACAAAGGCCAGGCCACTCAGCGGGTCACGGGCCGGGCGGCGGCTGGCAGATGGGCGGCTGGCGGGCGGAGTTGCGGGAATGCTGGAGACGCTGGCGCTGCTCTGCGTCCGTGGTTGGCCGGTCTGAGTCTGGCCGGTCTGAGTCTGGCCGCTCTGGGCCGAGCAGGAGGGCAAGAAGACCGCGAGGAGCAGCAGCGGCATGCGCAGGGGCGAAGTCATGCGCCGCAGTGTAGGCAGCGCCGCCTGCGGCAGATGAAA from Deinococcus radiodurans R1 = ATCC 13939 = DSM 20539 includes these protein-coding regions:
- a CDS encoding glutamine synthetase family protein, with product MTSVSPTPDGILRQLQDAEVSFLRLQFTDILGHTKNVEVPRTQFAKALSGDVTFDGSAVQGFTRVEESDMLLSPDLSTFLVYPQFARDDRERGRVARLICDVTLPDGTPFEGDPRRVLRAQVERAQALGLEMYVGTEPEFFLFERGPNGAATTVTHDRAGYFDLAPIDRGERIRREIASRLVEMGFEIEASHHEVAPGQHEIDFRYAPALETADRIATFKFVVKRIALEHGLLASFLPKPIAGVSGSGMHCHLSLFKDGQNVFDDPGGEHGLSDTAHQFVAGLLDHAEGMTAITNPLVNSYKRLVPGFEAPVNIAWSTSNRSALVRIPAKRGPSTRAELRMPDPSCNPYLALAAMLAAGLDGIERQLEPPPAIQRNIFRMTVREKRHHRVKELPGDLREAVDELAKDEVIAAALGEHVMEHYVTAKRAEWREYSSAVHAWELERYLDLV
- a CDS encoding ribonuclease — encoded protein: MTSPLRMPLLLLAVFLPSCSAQSGQTQTGQTQTGQPRTQSSASVSSIPATPPASRPSASRRPARDPLSGLAFVNVAQLPPEGQQLLTLIARGGPFRYSKDGVTFGNREGILPQQARGYYREYTVRTPGESDRGARRVVCGGQPVTNTAECYYTADHYASFRRIRP
- a CDS encoding barstar family protein; the encoded protein is MMNVFAHPPAGLQQAPHEIRMLAAGHQVSVREVVLTGVRDKEALMLAFLSGLGLTHSFGRNWDALYDVLTDPEQRPPRFALVLCDYDVFRRRNRQLSAQLESALLDAQQNVGEQGRMLWLLAEEPDSDTRHW